A single window of Pseudophryne corroboree isolate aPseCor3 chromosome 5, aPseCor3.hap2, whole genome shotgun sequence DNA harbors:
- the RNF138 gene encoding E3 ubiquitin-protein ligase RNF138 isoform X2, whose amino-acid sequence MAETTASTSSFPASREMQDFNCPVCQEIFQTPVRTQSCQHLFCRKCFLMAVKASGAHCPLCRGAISRWERATPTRASDIELEMRSRSMECLYCGKQVKLSYMRLHYKSCKRYQEEFGTTSKYAKVQSSTYTTKPLEATYNCPLCPQQTLTRRALLDHCNFMHYFEVVKAVCPICTFLPWGDPIQATGNIVGHLNARHQFSYEDFMLINLWLCLDDTCLPECLP is encoded by the exons ATGGCAGAAACAACAGCCTCAACGTCTAGTTTTCCAGCTTCTCGTGAGATGCAGGATTTCAACTGCCCTGTTTGTCAGGAGATCTTTCAGACTCCAGTGAGAACACAAAGCTGTCAGCACCT TTTTTGCAGAAAATGCTTTCTAATGGCTGTTAAAGCCAGTGGTGCTCACTGCCCTCTCTGCCGTGGGGCAATAAGCAGATGGGAAAGAGCAACACCTACCAGAGCATCTGACATTGAGCTAGAGATGCGAAGCCGCTCAATGGAGTGTTTGTACTGCGGGAAACAG GTGAAATTGTCCTATATGCGACTTCATTATAAATCCTGCAAGCGTTATCAAGAGGAATTTGGGACTACATCCAAATATGCAAAAGTTCAGAGCAGCACATACACCACTAAACC ACTGGAGGCCACCTATAATTGTCCCCTCTGCCCACAGCAAACCTTGACCAGAAGAGCCTTACTGGACCACTGTAACTTTATGCATTATTTTGAAGTTGTGAAAGCG GTGTGCCCTATATGCACTTTTTTGCCGTGGGGAGATCCGATCCAAGCAACGGGAAATATTGTTGGACATCTAAATGCTAGACACCAATTTAGCTATGAAGATTTCATG